One Streptomyces sp. NBC_00554 DNA segment encodes these proteins:
- the glpK gene encoding glycerol kinase GlpK → MTDHAEKYVAAIDQGTTSSRCIIFDHGGAIVAVDQREHRQIFPKPGWVEHDATEIWSKVQAVVAGAIAKAGLRADQLSALGITNQRETTVLWDRATGKPVHNAIVWQDTRTSGLCNELGGSDGQDRFREQTGLPLASYFSGPKAAWLLDNVQGLRARAERGEIAFGTIDSWLIWNLTGGTDGGRHVTDVTNAGRTMLMNLETLQWDQSILSAMNVPEAVLPEIRSSAEVYGTAVGQLAGVPVASALGDQQAAVFGQACYDVGTAKNTYGTGSFLLLNTGNRPVPSKNGLLTTMGYKIGTEAPVYCLEGSIAITGALVQWFRDQLGIIRNADEIETLAASVDDNGGAYIVPAFSGLFAPYWRSDARGVVTGLTRYVTKAHLARAVLEATSWQTREVVDAMYQDSGVQITTLKVDGGMTKNNLLMQHQADVLGVPVIRPKVSETTCLGAAYAAGLATGVWNDLDELKSHWQKDVEWTPSMEASARDREYHNWRKAVEKSFGWHEEGLS, encoded by the coding sequence ATGACGGACCATGCCGAGAAGTACGTCGCCGCAATCGACCAGGGCACCACATCGAGCCGCTGCATCATCTTCGACCACGGCGGCGCGATCGTCGCCGTCGACCAGCGCGAACACCGCCAGATCTTCCCCAAGCCGGGCTGGGTGGAACACGACGCCACCGAGATCTGGTCGAAGGTGCAGGCGGTGGTCGCGGGGGCGATCGCCAAGGCCGGGCTGCGCGCGGACCAGTTGAGCGCGCTCGGGATCACCAACCAGCGCGAGACGACGGTCCTTTGGGACCGCGCCACCGGCAAACCCGTGCACAACGCGATCGTCTGGCAGGACACCCGCACCTCCGGCCTCTGCAACGAACTGGGCGGCTCGGACGGACAGGACCGCTTCCGGGAGCAGACCGGACTGCCGCTGGCCAGCTACTTCTCCGGGCCCAAGGCGGCCTGGCTCCTCGACAACGTCCAGGGGCTGCGCGCGCGTGCCGAGCGCGGCGAGATCGCCTTCGGCACCATCGACTCCTGGCTGATCTGGAACCTGACGGGCGGCACGGACGGCGGGCGGCACGTCACCGATGTGACCAACGCCGGGCGCACCATGCTCATGAACCTGGAGACACTCCAGTGGGACCAGTCCATCCTCTCCGCGATGAACGTCCCGGAAGCGGTGCTCCCCGAGATCAGGTCCTCCGCCGAGGTGTACGGCACCGCCGTGGGCCAACTCGCGGGCGTTCCCGTCGCGTCGGCGCTGGGCGACCAGCAGGCTGCGGTGTTCGGGCAGGCGTGCTACGACGTGGGCACGGCGAAGAACACGTACGGCACGGGCAGTTTCCTGCTGCTCAACACCGGGAACAGGCCGGTCCCTTCGAAGAACGGCCTGTTGACGACCATGGGGTACAAGATCGGCACCGAGGCGCCCGTGTACTGCCTCGAAGGGTCGATCGCCATCACCGGCGCCCTGGTGCAGTGGTTCCGCGATCAGCTCGGCATCATCCGTAACGCCGACGAGATCGAGACACTGGCGGCGAGCGTCGACGACAACGGCGGCGCGTACATCGTGCCCGCGTTCTCCGGCCTGTTCGCGCCCTACTGGCGATCCGACGCACGTGGTGTCGTCACCGGGCTCACGCGTTACGTCACGAAGGCGCACCTGGCCCGCGCGGTCCTGGAAGCGACGAGCTGGCAGACGCGCGAGGTCGTCGACGCCATGTACCAGGACTCCGGGGTGCAGATCACCACCCTGAAGGTGGACGGCGGCATGACCAAGAACAATCTCCTGATGCAGCACCAGGCGGATGTGCTCGGGGTGCCGGTGATCCGCCCGAAGGTCTCCGAGACCACGTGTCTGGGCGCCGCGTACGCGGCCGGTCTCGCGACCGGTGTGTGGAACGACCTGGACGAGCTGAAGTCGCACTGGCAGAAGGACGTCGAGTGGACGCCGTCCATGGAGGCCTCCGCGCGTGACCGCGAGTACCACAACTGGCGCAAGGCGGTGGAGAAGAGCTTCGGCTGGCACGAGGAGGGCCTGAGCTGA
- a CDS encoding ATP/GTP-binding protein — MIFGRSERGKPPVEPVTLKILVAGGFGVGKTTLVGAVSEIKPLRTEELLTEAGRPVDDTSGVEGKHTTTVAMDFGRITLREDLVLYLFGTPGQDRFWFLWDELSTGSLGAVVLADTRRLEDCFAAVDYFERRSIPFVVGVNCFEDAARYPADTVRQALDLDPDVPVVLCDARDRESVKEVLIGVVQHAMASASDRRQALTT, encoded by the coding sequence ATGATCTTCGGGCGTTCTGAGCGCGGCAAGCCTCCGGTCGAGCCCGTCACGCTCAAGATCCTCGTGGCCGGCGGATTCGGCGTGGGCAAGACGACCCTCGTCGGCGCGGTCAGCGAGATCAAGCCACTGCGCACCGAGGAGCTGCTCACCGAGGCGGGCCGCCCGGTCGACGACACCAGCGGCGTGGAGGGCAAGCACACCACCACCGTCGCCATGGACTTCGGCCGCATCACCCTCCGCGAGGACCTGGTGCTCTACCTCTTCGGAACCCCCGGGCAGGACCGGTTCTGGTTTCTGTGGGACGAGCTCTCCACCGGCTCGCTGGGCGCCGTCGTGCTCGCCGACACCCGCCGTCTGGAGGACTGCTTCGCCGCCGTCGACTACTTCGAGCGGCGGTCCATACCCTTCGTGGTCGGCGTCAACTGCTTCGAGGACGCCGCCCGGTACCCCGCCGACACCGTCCGTCAGGCCCTCGACCTCGACCCCGATGTGCCCGTCGTCCTCTGCGACGCGCGGGACCGTGAGTCGGTCAAGGAGGTCCTCATCGGCGTCGTCCAGCACGCGATGGCGTCCGCGTCCGACCGGCGCCAAGCTCTCACAACCTGA
- a CDS encoding Zn-ribbon domain-containing OB-fold protein translates to MVAGWFAGDGDDFHLLGTRCSVCASVFFPREDAFCRNPGCPGGSELVEVPLSRRGRVWSYTDGRYRPPSPYVSDPELSWEPYALIAVELECERIVVLGQAVPGVTVADLAVGMEVEVVPGVLNEDEGTTWTTWHWRPTAVTA, encoded by the coding sequence GTGGTCGCCGGTTGGTTCGCCGGGGACGGCGACGACTTCCATCTCCTCGGTACGCGCTGCTCGGTATGCGCCTCGGTCTTCTTCCCCCGCGAGGACGCCTTCTGCCGCAACCCGGGCTGCCCGGGAGGAAGCGAGCTGGTCGAGGTGCCGTTGTCGCGGCGCGGCCGTGTCTGGTCGTACACGGACGGCCGGTACCGGCCGCCGTCACCGTATGTGAGCGATCCGGAACTCTCATGGGAACCCTACGCGTTGATCGCTGTGGAGCTGGAGTGTGAGCGGATCGTGGTACTCGGTCAGGCGGTTCCCGGGGTCACGGTCGCCGATCTGGCGGTGGGCATGGAGGTGGAGGTCGTCCCCGGCGTGCTGAACGAGGACGAGGGGACGACCTGGACGACATGGCATTGGCGGCCGACGGCGGTGACGGCATGA
- a CDS encoding EAL domain-containing protein, giving the protein MPSWSDTVRFAFQPVVNLTTGGVAALEILARPEAGDILAQARRDPELDGRLAALAIRAAARKETLLPLHVNVFAGTLADLGGLAALRDAVREAGRLPWEVTVDIGPPYTHVPQHALLDSVAALRGEGFRICADGVGDGDVPLRLLTDLAPELMKLDVSLLARSPAVRAMRTLCEELGALLSVEGVETELQCAAAVSAGAQLAQGDLFAPPARLPVADVYVPVLTPGVTETARSGPSVRQFVRPAALLPATASAGQVRALLTGSSDVSGVLLVDASGVPVRSVHRSRFLLSMSGRYGHALYADRPAAKLGDPPRTVGVDATAWEVLDVVADGDRDRTSDDVAVVDRYGRCVGVVRLADLVRALSESRVEEAAGLNPLTRLPGSDAITGEVDRRIADGRMFALSWLDVDHFKQVNDGAGFAAGDDLIRAVGRALQLAASGATHVGHIGGDDFLVLADPDTLDPLANSVLDTPWTAGGRSITLSLATVLCAPGSVTDHREAAACLAPLKKAAKALNGASWVLGRAGLPGHEIRRGAGTAPAPAGFGWADRAGSDRLTS; this is encoded by the coding sequence GTGCCCTCCTGGTCGGATACGGTCCGCTTCGCCTTTCAGCCGGTTGTCAACCTGACGACCGGAGGGGTGGCTGCTCTGGAGATACTCGCCCGCCCGGAAGCCGGTGACATCCTGGCGCAGGCCCGCCGCGACCCCGAACTCGACGGCCGTCTGGCCGCGTTGGCGATCCGGGCAGCGGCCCGCAAGGAGACCTTGCTGCCGCTGCACGTCAACGTGTTCGCCGGGACCCTCGCCGATCTCGGCGGGCTGGCGGCGCTGCGAGACGCTGTTCGTGAGGCCGGGCGGCTGCCGTGGGAGGTGACGGTCGACATCGGTCCGCCGTACACGCATGTGCCGCAGCATGCCCTGCTGGACTCGGTTGCCGCTCTGCGGGGCGAGGGCTTCCGGATCTGCGCGGACGGCGTGGGCGACGGCGACGTACCCCTGCGGCTGCTCACGGACCTCGCGCCCGAGCTGATGAAGCTGGACGTGTCCCTGCTCGCGCGCTCCCCTGCGGTGCGGGCGATGCGGACTCTGTGCGAGGAGTTGGGCGCGCTGCTGTCCGTCGAAGGGGTGGAGACGGAGCTGCAGTGCGCGGCCGCGGTGTCGGCGGGCGCGCAATTGGCGCAGGGCGACCTGTTCGCGCCGCCCGCGCGGCTGCCCGTGGCGGATGTATACGTTCCGGTCCTCACTCCCGGTGTCACCGAGACGGCCCGGTCGGGGCCGTCCGTACGTCAGTTCGTGCGGCCCGCGGCACTGCTGCCCGCCACGGCGTCGGCCGGGCAGGTGCGGGCGCTCCTCACCGGATCGTCCGACGTGTCCGGAGTGCTGCTCGTGGACGCCTCAGGGGTCCCTGTCCGGTCGGTGCACCGGTCGCGGTTCCTGCTGTCGATGTCGGGGCGCTACGGGCATGCACTGTACGCCGACAGGCCGGCCGCCAAGCTCGGCGATCCGCCACGTACGGTCGGGGTCGACGCCACCGCGTGGGAGGTCCTCGACGTGGTGGCGGACGGGGACCGGGACCGTACGTCCGACGATGTCGCGGTCGTCGACCGGTACGGGCGGTGCGTGGGTGTCGTACGCCTGGCCGATCTCGTACGGGCACTCTCCGAGAGCCGGGTGGAGGAGGCCGCGGGCCTCAATCCGCTGACCCGGCTGCCCGGTTCGGACGCGATCACCGGCGAGGTGGACCGGCGGATCGCGGACGGCCGCATGTTCGCGCTGAGCTGGCTGGACGTCGATCACTTCAAGCAGGTCAACGACGGAGCGGGGTTCGCCGCGGGCGACGATCTGATCCGGGCGGTCGGGCGGGCGCTCCAGCTCGCCGCGTCCGGTGCGACGCACGTGGGGCACATCGGCGGGGACGACTTCCTGGTCCTCGCGGACCCGGACACCCTCGACCCGCTGGCCAACTCGGTGCTCGACACGCCCTGGACGGCCGGCGGACGGAGCATCACGCTGTCGCTGGCCACGGTCCTGTGCGCACCCGGCAGCGTGACCGACCACCGGGAGGCGGCCGCCTGCCTGGCACCCCTCAAGAAGGCCGCGAAGGCCCTCAACGGGGCGAGTTGGGTGCTGGGGCGTGCGGGGCTGCCGGGCCACGAGATCCGCCGCGGGGCGGGGACGGCACCGGCGCCGGCGGGGTTCGGGTGGGCGGACCGGGCCGGGAGCGACCGGCTGACCAGCTGA
- a CDS encoding MIP/aquaporin family protein: MSNADIFVGELIGTAILILFGAGVCAAVTLNKSKARGAGWVVIAFGWGFGVLAGAYTSAPLSGGQINPAVTIGFAIEGSTKWEDVPFYILGQFAGAIIGAVLCWLLYLGQFNLNAEEDQAIETLGIFSTRPEINNPVQNLITEIIATVALMLPILAMVGGDKHVAGIGDAGLPVLLIALLVVGIGLSLGGPTGYAINPARDLGPRLTHALLPIPNKGTSEWSYSWIPVVGPIAGAAIGALIYNAAF, from the coding sequence ATGAGCAACGCAGACATTTTTGTCGGGGAGTTGATCGGCACCGCGATCCTGATCCTGTTCGGCGCGGGAGTGTGCGCCGCAGTCACGCTCAACAAGTCCAAGGCCCGGGGAGCGGGCTGGGTGGTCATCGCCTTCGGGTGGGGCTTCGGCGTCCTTGCCGGCGCGTACACCTCGGCGCCGCTGTCCGGTGGGCAGATCAACCCGGCGGTGACGATCGGATTCGCGATCGAGGGTTCCACCAAGTGGGAGGACGTGCCCTTCTACATCCTCGGGCAGTTCGCCGGAGCCATCATCGGGGCCGTGCTGTGCTGGCTGCTTTACCTGGGCCAGTTCAACCTGAACGCCGAAGAGGACCAGGCCATCGAGACGCTGGGGATCTTCTCGACCCGGCCCGAGATCAACAATCCCGTGCAGAACCTGATCACCGAGATCATCGCCACCGTCGCCCTGATGCTGCCCATTCTGGCCATGGTCGGCGGCGACAAGCACGTGGCGGGCATTGGAGACGCGGGACTGCCCGTCCTGCTCATCGCCCTCCTCGTCGTCGGGATCGGTCTTTCGCTCGGCGGCCCCACGGGGTACGCCATCAACCCGGCCCGCGACCTGGGGCCGCGACTCACGCACGCGCTGCTGCCGATTCCCAACAAGGGCACCTCGGAGTGGAGTTACTCCTGGATCCCGGTGGTCGGCCCGATCGCGGGCGCCGCCATCGGAGCCCTGATCTACAACGCAGCCTTCTGA
- a CDS encoding lipid-transfer protein yields MSGDVAVLGASMHPWGKWGRGFVEYGVVAARAALADAGVDWRDVGSIVGADTVRGGYPGYVAGATFAKALGWQGARVASVYAACASGAQAVNTARAQILAGLAEVVLVVGADAAPKGFFRPAGGDRPDDPDWLRFRVLGATNPTYFGLYARRRMAVHGDTLEDFAQVKVKNAALGALNPNARYRKRVTAEEVAGSAVVADPLRLLDICATSDGGAALVLSSMEFARRHGVADPVRIRAVSTVTPRYPNTVLDLPDIATDSAVAVEPAADTFRASIARAAYEEAGIGPEDLSLAEVYDLSTALELQWYEDLGLCADGGAAKLLWEGATALGGRIPVNVSGGLASFGEAVPAQAIAQVCELTWQLRGAAGERQVDGARVGITANQGLFGHGSSVVAVR; encoded by the coding sequence GTGAGCGGGGATGTGGCGGTGCTCGGCGCGAGCATGCACCCCTGGGGCAAGTGGGGGCGTGGCTTCGTCGAGTACGGAGTCGTGGCGGCGCGTGCTGCGTTGGCCGACGCCGGGGTCGACTGGCGCGATGTCGGCTCGATCGTGGGTGCGGACACCGTGCGCGGCGGCTATCCGGGGTACGTGGCGGGGGCGACGTTCGCGAAGGCGCTCGGCTGGCAGGGGGCGCGGGTCGCGAGTGTGTACGCGGCATGCGCGTCGGGGGCGCAGGCGGTCAACACGGCGCGGGCGCAGATACTTGCGGGGCTCGCGGAGGTCGTCCTCGTGGTGGGTGCGGACGCCGCGCCCAAGGGGTTCTTCCGCCCGGCCGGAGGGGACAGGCCTGACGATCCGGACTGGCTGCGGTTCCGCGTCCTGGGGGCAACGAATCCGACGTACTTCGGGCTGTACGCGCGGCGGCGGATGGCCGTGCACGGGGACACTCTGGAGGACTTCGCACAGGTCAAGGTGAAGAACGCCGCCCTGGGGGCACTGAATCCGAACGCGCGGTACCGCAAGAGGGTCACCGCCGAGGAGGTCGCCGGGTCCGCGGTCGTCGCCGATCCGCTGCGGCTGCTCGACATCTGCGCGACCTCGGACGGCGGCGCGGCCCTCGTGCTGTCCAGCATGGAGTTCGCACGACGGCACGGTGTCGCCGATCCGGTGCGGATCCGCGCGGTGTCCACGGTGACGCCGCGTTATCCCAACACCGTGCTCGATCTGCCGGACATCGCCACGGACTCCGCGGTCGCGGTGGAGCCCGCGGCGGACACCTTCCGCGCGTCGATCGCCCGGGCGGCGTACGAGGAGGCGGGCATCGGCCCCGAGGATCTCTCGCTTGCCGAGGTGTACGACCTGTCCACGGCCCTGGAGTTGCAGTGGTACGAGGACCTGGGCCTGTGCGCGGACGGCGGGGCGGCCAAGCTGCTGTGGGAGGGTGCCACGGCGCTGGGCGGGCGAATACCGGTGAACGTGAGTGGCGGGCTCGCCTCCTTCGGCGAGGCGGTTCCGGCGCAGGCAATCGCCCAGGTGTGCGAGTTGACATGGCAGCTGCGGGGCGCCGCCGGCGAGCGGCAGGTCGACGGGGCTCGGGTGGGGATCACCGCGAACCAGGGGCTGTTCGGACACGGTTCGTCGGTCGTCGCCGTGCGGTGA